One Nostocoides sp. HKS02 genomic window carries:
- a CDS encoding helix-turn-helix domain-containing protein, translating to MAQSRPLIERGDVFDPTCPTRVVLDRIGDKWTVLVIAALVDGPLRFTQVRQRIGGVAPKVLTQTLRAMERDGLVTRTVYAQVPPRVDYALTALGVSLGGPLAVLTDWAEAHVGEIVASRDRFEEADLSRNDSEPVGVGR from the coding sequence ATGGCGCAGTCCCGCCCGCTCATCGAGCGCGGCGACGTGTTCGACCCCACTTGTCCGACCCGGGTGGTCCTCGACCGCATCGGCGACAAGTGGACTGTCCTGGTCATCGCCGCCTTGGTCGATGGCCCGTTGCGGTTCACCCAGGTGCGCCAGCGGATCGGCGGCGTGGCGCCCAAGGTGCTCACCCAGACATTGCGGGCCATGGAGCGCGACGGGCTGGTGACCCGCACCGTCTACGCCCAGGTGCCACCACGGGTGGACTACGCCCTCACGGCCCTCGGGGTCTCGCTCGGTGGCCCGCTGGCCGTGCTGACCGACTGGGCCGAGGCACATGTCGGCGAGATCGTCGCGAGCCGCGACCGCTTCGAGGAGGCCGACCTGTCACGAAATGATTCGGAGCCGGTGGGCGTTGGACGATAG